In Comamonas sp. lk, the following proteins share a genomic window:
- a CDS encoding hemerythrin domain-containing protein: MASLEWTPALVLDLPVMDAVHEEFVALLAQVEAADDAQLPALWEALIAHTQHHFDQEDRWMQTTGFATGNCHSQQHKVVLAVMREGAVKGAQGDLASIRHMAAELGPWFSHHAQNMDAALALHMRSTGFDPVTGQLLTPEALPAELITGCGGACGSAERQVAHTA, translated from the coding sequence ATGGCCAGCCTGGAATGGACGCCCGCTCTCGTTTTGGATCTGCCTGTCATGGATGCCGTGCATGAGGAGTTCGTGGCCTTGCTGGCGCAGGTGGAAGCTGCCGACGATGCGCAGCTGCCGGCGCTGTGGGAGGCGTTGATCGCGCATACCCAGCATCACTTCGATCAGGAAGATCGCTGGATGCAGACCACCGGCTTTGCTACGGGCAACTGCCATAGCCAGCAGCACAAGGTGGTGCTGGCCGTCATGCGCGAAGGCGCTGTCAAGGGCGCGCAAGGCGATCTGGCAAGCATCCGCCACATGGCGGCCGAGCTGGGCCCCTGGTTCAGCCACCATGCGCAAAACATGGATGCGGCCCTGGCCCTGCATATGCGCAGCACGGGCTTTGATCCCGTCACGGGACAGTTGCTGACGCCCGAAGCCCTGCCTGCGGAGCTGATCACCGGCTGTGGCGGAGCCTGCGGTAGCGCAGAACGCCAGGTAGCGCATACCGCATAA
- a CDS encoding MarC family protein yields MDLKPLITLVAIINPLAIVPFFIHYTEGLSPQQRRQTIRTAAFAAFCVIAVCALLGLQILQFFNISLQSFQVGGGLLLLLSAMNMLNARPAEERPNNSTLEAGVEKAAMGNSIAVVPLTIPLLTGPAAMSTVVIYADQARTVWQHISLVGYGVVVALAVVICFSLADPIARVLGKTGINVMTRLMGLILAALAIEVMAGGLIKIFPILASPAIYP; encoded by the coding sequence ATGGATCTCAAGCCGCTGATTACGCTGGTCGCCATCATCAACCCGCTGGCCATTGTTCCGTTCTTCATCCACTACACCGAGGGCCTGAGCCCGCAACAGCGCCGGCAGACCATTCGCACCGCCGCCTTTGCCGCGTTTTGCGTGATTGCCGTCTGCGCCCTGCTGGGCCTGCAAATCCTGCAGTTCTTCAATATCTCGCTGCAAAGCTTTCAGGTGGGCGGCGGCCTGCTGCTGCTGCTCAGCGCCATGAACATGCTCAATGCACGCCCGGCCGAAGAGCGGCCGAACAACTCCACGCTGGAGGCCGGCGTGGAAAAAGCCGCCATGGGCAACAGCATTGCCGTCGTGCCGCTGACCATTCCGCTGTTGACCGGACCGGCCGCCATGTCCACGGTGGTGATCTATGCCGACCAGGCCCGCACCGTCTGGCAGCACATCTCGCTGGTGGGCTATGGCGTGGTGGTGGCGCTGGCCGTGGTGATCTGCTTTTCGCTGGCCGATCCGATTGCCCGCGTGCTGGGCAAGACCGGCATCAACGTGATGACCCGGCTGATGGGCCTGATTCTGGCCGCCCTGGCAATCGAGGTGATGGCCGGCGGTCTGATCAAGATCTTCCCCATCCTGGCCTCACCTGCGATCTACCCCTGA
- a CDS encoding dienelactone hydrolase family protein, with the protein MGSFVELTAVDGAKTPAYVALPEGKPRGAIVVLQEIFGVNSHIRSVADRYAAEGYVAVAPAMFARVQADVDLGYTEDDMQQGFALKGAVEALPAPGVLRDVEAAVAHAATLVPGGKIGVVGFCWGGLMTWRSACELASISAAVCYYGGGMTSELEASRQALCPVLAHFGTLDHYISLESVQAFKQAQPKVEVHIYEADHGFNCDLRGSYNATAAAQAKERTLAFFAQHLG; encoded by the coding sequence ATGGGTAGTTTTGTGGAATTGACAGCCGTGGATGGCGCAAAAACGCCGGCTTATGTGGCTCTGCCAGAAGGCAAGCCGCGTGGCGCCATCGTGGTGCTGCAAGAGATTTTTGGCGTGAACAGCCATATCCGTTCGGTGGCCGACCGCTATGCCGCCGAGGGCTATGTAGCCGTGGCTCCCGCCATGTTTGCCCGCGTGCAAGCCGATGTGGACCTGGGCTACACCGAAGACGATATGCAGCAGGGCTTTGCCCTCAAGGGTGCGGTGGAGGCCTTGCCCGCTCCCGGCGTGCTGCGCGATGTGGAAGCGGCCGTGGCCCATGCGGCCACGCTGGTGCCCGGCGGCAAGATTGGCGTGGTGGGTTTTTGCTGGGGCGGACTGATGACCTGGCGCTCGGCCTGCGAGCTGGCCAGCATCTCGGCGGCGGTCTGCTATTACGGCGGGGGCATGACGAGCGAGCTGGAAGCCAGCCGCCAGGCGCTGTGCCCGGTGCTAGCCCACTTCGGTACGCTGGATCACTACATCTCGCTGGAGTCGGTGCAAGCCTTCAAGCAAGCCCAGCCCAAGGTAGAGGTCCATATCTACGAGGCCGATCACGGCTTCAACTGCGATCTGCGCGGTTCCTACAACGCCACCGCTGCTGCCCAGGCCAAGGAGCGCACGCTGGCCTTCTTCGCCCAGCATCTGGGTTGA
- a CDS encoding magnesium transporter CorA family protein, whose product MRVLHITPQQARPLDALPQAAPETGFYWVSCTRAQLEAQLPQVQAMLGRVGGAALVDLHVSDLLNPQLPSNYDYTSAYDILVFRRLATAHLPPLTAIGKAAPAAAPTAAAPAAAVSTAAAPVIPPISVQPAAADGKPAQAAPASHRPAHHSTGSAGSRDTAVLQRVETQPVGFALYDKVLLSVHPDECFLRESFWQRLESGTVKSDGRTSNTKMPVEPADLMLRMVNTMVDGYLDLRRSLTRQIDHWQLALLRPNKRFTSWNSVLDVRLALHQLDEICEDQRASVQDWTEALEGWPPESTPARQHERELLRVRSRDVLEHIERVTHHIHRMEQSAETAVQMHFSAQSNRANDIMRTLTTVTAIFLPLNLIAGIFGMNFEFIPLVHKKDGFIWALISMLLISVLLIAYFWRRRYLESEEKE is encoded by the coding sequence ATGCGCGTGCTGCACATCACTCCCCAACAAGCCCGGCCTCTGGATGCGCTGCCGCAAGCGGCGCCCGAGACCGGCTTTTACTGGGTCTCCTGCACACGCGCCCAGTTGGAGGCACAGCTGCCCCAGGTTCAAGCCATGCTCGGCCGCGTGGGCGGCGCGGCGCTGGTGGATTTGCATGTCTCGGACTTGCTCAACCCCCAGCTGCCGTCGAATTACGACTACACCTCGGCCTACGACATCCTGGTGTTCCGCCGCCTGGCCACGGCCCATCTGCCGCCGCTGACGGCCATAGGCAAGGCCGCCCCTGCTGCTGCTCCGACTGCTGCGGCACCGGCTGCCGCAGTATCGACTGCCGCAGCCCCCGTCATCCCGCCCATTTCCGTGCAGCCTGCGGCAGCGGACGGCAAGCCGGCCCAAGCTGCACCTGCCTCGCACCGCCCTGCCCATCACAGTACGGGTAGCGCCGGCAGCCGCGACACCGCCGTGCTGCAGCGCGTGGAAACCCAGCCCGTGGGCTTTGCGCTGTACGACAAGGTCTTGCTGTCCGTGCACCCGGACGAATGCTTTTTGCGCGAAAGCTTCTGGCAGCGGCTGGAGTCGGGCACCGTCAAGAGCGACGGGCGCACCAGCAATACCAAGATGCCGGTGGAGCCTGCAGATCTGATGCTGCGCATGGTCAACACCATGGTCGACGGCTATCTGGATCTGCGCCGCAGCCTGACCCGCCAGATCGATCACTGGCAGCTGGCCCTGCTGCGCCCCAACAAGCGCTTCACCAGCTGGAACAGCGTGCTCGACGTGCGCCTGGCCCTGCACCAACTCGATGAAATCTGCGAAGACCAGCGCGCCAGCGTGCAGGACTGGACCGAGGCACTGGAAGGCTGGCCGCCCGAAAGCACACCCGCCCGCCAGCACGAGCGCGAACTGCTGCGCGTGCGCTCACGCGACGTGCTCGAGCACATAGAACGCGTGACCCACCACATTCACCGCATGGAGCAAAGCGCCGAGACCGCCGTGCAGATGCACTTCTCGGCCCAGAGCAACCGCGCCAACGACATCATGCGCACGCTGACCACGGTGACGGCCATTTTCCTGCCGCTGAACCTGATTGCCGGCATCTTCGGCATGAACTTCGAGTTCATCCCGCTGGTGCACAAAAAAGACGGCTTCATCTGGGCCCTGATTTCCATGCTCTTGATCTCGGTGCTCCTGATTGCCTACTTCTGGCGCCGCCGCTACCTGGAAAGCGAAGAAAAAGAGTAA
- the hemB gene encoding porphobilinogen synthase, with protein sequence MHLSSPTPFPQNRPRRLRRDAFTRNLVRENVLTPHDFIYPVFVHEGTNRREAVPSMPGVDRLSLDLLLPVAEECVKLEIPYLALFPAIDTSLKTPDGREALNPDGLIPRVVRALKKEFPQLGVMTDVALDPYTSHGQDGILDETGYILNDETTEVLVGQALNHAEAGVDMVAPSDMMDGRIGAIREALELQGHIHTRIMAYSAKYASAFYGPFRDAVGTRGALGKADKNVYQMDPANTDEALREVALDIAEGADMVMVKPGMPYLDVVRRVKDEFKVPTFAYQVSGEYAMIKAAAANGWLDHDAVMMEALLAFKRAGADGILTYFAIAAAKKLRGGK encoded by the coding sequence ATGCATCTGTCTAGCCCCACTCCTTTTCCCCAGAATCGTCCGCGCCGCCTGCGCCGCGATGCTTTCACCCGCAATCTGGTTCGCGAGAACGTGCTGACGCCCCACGACTTCATCTACCCGGTATTTGTGCACGAAGGCACGAACCGCCGCGAAGCCGTGCCGTCCATGCCTGGCGTGGACCGCCTGAGCCTGGATCTGCTGCTGCCCGTGGCCGAGGAATGCGTGAAGCTGGAGATTCCCTACCTGGCCCTGTTCCCCGCCATTGACACCAGCCTGAAGACACCCGACGGCCGGGAAGCGCTGAACCCCGACGGCCTGATCCCCCGCGTGGTGCGCGCCCTGAAAAAGGAATTCCCCCAGCTGGGCGTGATGACCGATGTGGCGCTGGACCCCTATACCAGCCACGGCCAGGACGGCATCCTGGACGAGACCGGCTACATACTCAACGACGAAACCACCGAAGTGCTGGTGGGCCAGGCGCTGAACCACGCCGAAGCCGGCGTGGACATGGTCGCCCCCAGCGACATGATGGACGGCCGCATTGGCGCCATTCGCGAAGCGCTGGAGCTGCAAGGCCATATTCACACCCGCATCATGGCCTACAGCGCCAAGTACGCCAGCGCCTTCTACGGCCCCTTCCGCGATGCCGTGGGCACGCGTGGCGCCCTGGGCAAGGCCGACAAGAACGTCTACCAGATGGACCCCGCCAACACCGACGAAGCCCTGCGCGAAGTGGCGCTGGACATCGCCGAAGGCGCCGACATGGTGATGGTCAAACCCGGCATGCCGTATCTGGACGTGGTGCGCCGCGTCAAGGACGAGTTCAAGGTCCCCACCTTCGCCTACCAGGTGTCGGGCGAGTACGCCATGATCAAGGCCGCTGCGGCCAACGGCTGGCTGGATCACGACGCCGTGATGATGGAAGCCCTGCTGGCCTTCAAGCGCGCCGGCGCCGACGGCATCCTGACCTATTTCGCCATAGCCGCCGCCAAGAAGCTGCGCGGCGGCAAATGA
- a CDS encoding CopD family protein: MLWVKAFHIVFVASWFAGLFYLPRIFVNLAMVAPQSVAERERLLLMARKLLRFTTMLAVPALGLGLWLWLGWGFAGGWLHAKLAVVLLVIGYHHSCFVLLRKLQANTCHKSHRWFRFYNEVPVLLLVAAVILVVVKPF, from the coding sequence ATGCTCTGGGTCAAAGCCTTTCACATCGTATTTGTCGCCAGCTGGTTCGCCGGCTTGTTCTATCTGCCACGCATCTTCGTCAATCTGGCCATGGTGGCGCCGCAGTCGGTTGCCGAGCGCGAGCGCCTGCTGTTGATGGCGCGCAAGCTGCTGCGCTTTACCACCATGCTGGCCGTGCCCGCTCTGGGCCTGGGGCTGTGGTTGTGGCTGGGCTGGGGCTTTGCCGGCGGCTGGCTGCATGCCAAGCTGGCCGTGGTGCTGCTGGTCATTGGCTATCACCACAGCTGCTTTGTGCTGCTGCGCAAGTTGCAGGCCAATACCTGTCACAAAAGCCATCGCTGGTTCCGCTTCTACAACGAGGTGCCGGTGCTGCTGCTGGTGGCGGCCGTGATTTTGGTGGTGGTCAAACCGTTTTGA
- a CDS encoding VanZ family protein, translated as MRNTTAWPLAAVYAMLIVFASLFPFEGWRAQGIEPQVFLLAKVPPPYWTWFDVNTNIVGYAPLGFFLALALMRSGKPRAAVPLAFVAGTLLSLCMEFLQIYLPRRVPSNMDLLLNAAGTLIGALVAMLLEKLGALSRWSAFRARWVGEGGAGVLVLLALWPFALLFPAAVPFSLGQVLERLDDWVQDLLLGTPFEVWLPLNMTPVMPLSLVTEMLCVTLGLWIPCLLAYCAMRHMGRRALAAAVLMSAGVAATALSAALSWGPAHAWEWVDLPVRLGTWGGLGLALVALPLPRRICGVLLLLVLVLHLSILNQAPTNAYFSQTLQAWEQGRFIRFYGLGQWLGWLWPYVTLAYVVVNVSRPERSA; from the coding sequence ATTCGCAACACCACGGCCTGGCCGCTGGCGGCGGTGTATGCCATGCTGATCGTGTTTGCCAGCCTGTTCCCGTTCGAGGGCTGGCGCGCCCAGGGGATTGAGCCGCAGGTGTTCTTGCTGGCCAAGGTACCCCCGCCGTACTGGACCTGGTTTGACGTCAATACCAACATCGTAGGCTACGCGCCGCTGGGCTTTTTCCTGGCGCTGGCGCTGATGCGCTCGGGCAAGCCGAGGGCGGCGGTGCCGCTGGCCTTTGTCGCGGGCACGCTGCTGTCGCTGTGCATGGAGTTTTTGCAGATCTACCTGCCCAGGCGTGTGCCCTCGAACATGGATTTGCTGCTCAACGCGGCCGGCACGCTGATCGGCGCCTTGGTGGCCATGCTGCTGGAGAAGCTGGGGGCGCTTTCGCGCTGGAGCGCGTTTCGTGCCCGCTGGGTGGGCGAGGGCGGGGCCGGCGTGCTGGTGCTGCTGGCGCTGTGGCCGTTTGCCCTGCTGTTTCCGGCTGCCGTGCCTTTCAGTCTGGGCCAGGTGCTGGAGCGGCTCGATGACTGGGTGCAGGATTTGCTGCTGGGTACGCCCTTCGAAGTCTGGCTACCGCTGAACATGACGCCGGTGATGCCGCTGTCCCTGGTGACCGAGATGCTTTGCGTCACGCTGGGGCTGTGGATTCCCTGTCTGCTGGCCTATTGCGCCATGCGCCATATGGGGCGGCGCGCACTGGCTGCCGCTGTATTGATGAGTGCCGGCGTTGCGGCCACGGCCTTGTCTGCCGCACTCAGCTGGGGGCCGGCCCATGCCTGGGAGTGGGTGGATCTGCCCGTGCGCCTGGGTACCTGGGGCGGGCTGGGGCTGGCGCTGGTGGCGCTGCCGCTGCCGCGGCGCATCTGCGGCGTGCTGCTGCTGCTGGTGTTGGTGCTGCATTTGAGCATCCTCAATCAGGCGCCCACCAATGCGTATTTCTCGCAAACCCTGCAGGCCTGGGAGCAGGGCCGCTTCATCCGCTTTTACGGGCTGGGCCAGTGGCTGGGCTGGCTCTGGCCTTACGTGACGCTTGCATATGTGGTGGTGAACGTGTCAAGGCCCGAACGCTCTGCCTAG
- a CDS encoding NAD(P)H-dependent oxidoreductase subunit E, translated as MSDTLSDTPNPGYYQRHIFFCLNERLNGEDCCALHGAKEGFDHCKQRVKQEGLAGKGQVRVNKAGCLDRCAGGPVAVVYPEGVWYTFIDNSDIDEIVESHLKNGKVVERLQLPDSVGR; from the coding sequence ATGAGCGACACCTTGAGCGACACCCCAAACCCTGGCTACTATCAGCGCCACATCTTCTTTTGCCTCAATGAGCGCCTCAACGGCGAGGATTGCTGCGCCCTGCACGGCGCCAAAGAGGGTTTTGACCACTGCAAGCAGCGCGTCAAGCAAGAAGGCCTGGCGGGCAAGGGCCAGGTGCGGGTGAACAAGGCCGGCTGTCTCGATCGCTGCGCCGGCGGCCCGGTGGCCGTGGTCTACCCCGAGGGCGTCTGGTACACCTTCATCGACAACAGCGACATCGACGAGATCGTCGAATCCCACCTCAAGAACGGCAAGGTGGTGGAGCGCCTTCAACTTCCTGATAGCGTGGGGCGCTGA
- a CDS encoding alpha/beta fold hydrolase, protein MNSQTERLTLTGAAGAIEALRDAPALAPGQSSRGVAIIAHPHPLFGGTMDNKVVQTLARAFVQCGYTAVRFNFRGVGASAGEHDAGRGEFEDMLAVVRQVAPEGPIALAGFSFGAFVMSHTLAALWAEGRVEKAVFVGTAASRFDVAPVPPEAHDRTLVIHGEADDTVALSAVMGWAGPQILPVTVIPQVGHFFHGQLPLLKNLVVRHLNS, encoded by the coding sequence TTGAATTCGCAAACCGAACGACTCACGCTGACCGGCGCCGCCGGAGCCATCGAAGCCCTGCGCGATGCGCCTGCACTGGCCCCCGGTCAGAGCTCGCGCGGCGTGGCCATCATTGCCCACCCCCATCCGCTGTTTGGCGGCACCATGGACAACAAGGTGGTGCAGACCCTGGCGCGTGCTTTTGTGCAATGCGGCTATACGGCGGTGCGCTTCAACTTCCGTGGGGTTGGCGCCAGTGCCGGCGAGCATGATGCCGGGCGTGGCGAGTTCGAGGACATGCTGGCCGTGGTGCGCCAGGTTGCGCCTGAAGGCCCGATCGCTCTGGCCGGTTTCTCGTTTGGCGCCTTTGTCATGAGTCACACCCTGGCCGCCCTCTGGGCCGAGGGCCGGGTGGAAAAAGCCGTGTTTGTCGGCACGGCCGCCAGCCGCTTCGATGTGGCGCCGGTGCCGCCCGAGGCCCACGATCGCACCCTGGTCATCCACGGCGAGGCCGATGACACGGTGGCCCTGTCTGCCGTCATGGGCTGGGCGGGCCCGCAGATACTGCCTGTTACCGTCATCCCGCAGGTGGGCCATTTCTTTCACGGACAATTGCCGCTGCTCAAGAATCTGGTGGTGCGCCACCTGAACTCGTAA
- a CDS encoding D-alanyl-D-alanine carboxypeptidase family protein, which translates to MKPIYSTLRVLAVAAAVAPVFAMAQVAAPIPPEIAARNYLLVDVTAGQVLGAKDIDAPVEQASLTKLMSAYVVFDALRAKKITLEQTMPVSERAWKMPGSRMFIDPKMQVPVNDLVSGMIIQSGNDATMALAEAVGGTAENFVKMMNDQAKALGMKNTSYKNPEGLTEPGHLTTARDLSILAQRLMHDFPEYMHYYATKHYAYPGTPASNGNNRNSLLFRDPTVDGLKTGHTNAAGYCLVATAKRDLPNVGQRRLLSIVLGTASEKARANESQKLLNWGYTAYDAVKLFDGDQPVATPAVWKGAANTVKIGRAGGPIVVTVPSGSGGKLSTEVVRQDPLIAPIAKGQSMGTLKVKIGTDTVAEVPLVALEAVEQAGFFGRLWDTIRLWIK; encoded by the coding sequence ATGAAGCCCATCTATTCCACACTGCGCGTGCTGGCGGTTGCTGCCGCAGTCGCTCCCGTGTTCGCCATGGCCCAGGTGGCCGCTCCCATCCCTCCCGAAATTGCCGCCCGCAACTATCTGCTGGTGGACGTGACCGCCGGTCAGGTGTTGGGCGCTAAGGACATTGACGCGCCTGTCGAGCAAGCCTCGCTGACCAAGCTCATGAGTGCCTATGTGGTGTTTGACGCCCTGCGTGCCAAGAAGATCACGCTGGAGCAGACCATGCCCGTGAGCGAGCGCGCCTGGAAGATGCCTGGCTCGCGCATGTTCATCGACCCCAAGATGCAGGTGCCGGTGAACGATCTGGTCAGCGGCATGATCATCCAGTCGGGCAATGACGCGACCATGGCCCTGGCCGAAGCCGTGGGCGGCACGGCGGAAAACTTCGTCAAGATGATGAATGACCAGGCCAAAGCCCTGGGCATGAAGAACACCAGCTACAAGAACCCCGAAGGTCTGACGGAGCCCGGTCACCTGACCACGGCACGCGACCTGTCCATCCTGGCGCAGCGCCTGATGCATGACTTTCCCGAGTACATGCATTACTACGCGACCAAGCACTATGCCTATCCGGGCACGCCGGCCTCCAACGGCAACAATCGCAACTCGCTGCTGTTCCGCGATCCGACTGTGGACGGCCTGAAGACCGGTCACACCAATGCGGCCGGCTACTGCCTGGTGGCCACGGCCAAGCGCGATCTGCCCAATGTGGGTCAGCGCCGTCTACTGTCCATCGTGCTGGGCACGGCCAGCGAGAAGGCGCGCGCCAACGAAAGCCAGAAGCTGTTGAATTGGGGCTATACCGCCTATGACGCCGTCAAGCTGTTCGATGGCGATCAGCCCGTGGCAACGCCTGCCGTCTGGAAGGGCGCCGCGAATACGGTCAAGATCGGCCGTGCCGGCGGCCCGATTGTCGTCACCGTGCCTTCGGGCAGTGGCGGCAAGCTGAGCACCGAAGTGGTGCGCCAGGACCCGCTGATCGCGCCCATTGCCAAGGGCCAGTCCATGGGGACGCTCAAGGTGAAGATCGGTACCGACACTGTGGCGGAAGTGCCACTGGTGGCGCTGGAGGCGGTGGAGCAGGCCGGTTTCTTCGGCCGCCTGTGGGACACCATCCGCCTCTGGATCAAGTAA
- the rpsL gene encoding 30S ribosomal protein S12, with amino-acid sequence MPTINQLVRQGRTVEVVKSKSPAMENCPQRRGVCTRVYTTTPKKPNSALRKVAKVRLTNGFEVISYIGGEGHNLQEHSVVLVRGGRVKDLPGVRYHIVRGSLDLQGVKDRKQSRSKYGAKKPKAK; translated from the coding sequence ATGCCAACCATTAACCAACTCGTGCGTCAGGGCCGCACGGTAGAAGTTGTTAAATCCAAGAGCCCTGCTATGGAAAACTGCCCCCAACGCCGTGGCGTGTGCACCCGTGTGTACACCACCACGCCTAAGAAGCCTAACTCGGCTCTGCGTAAGGTGGCCAAGGTTCGTCTGACCAACGGTTTCGAAGTTATTTCGTACATCGGCGGTGAAGGCCACAACCTGCAAGAACACAGCGTTGTGCTCGTGCGCGGCGGCCGTGTGAAGGATTTGCCCGGTGTGCGTTACCACATCGTGCGCGGTTCGCTTGACCTGCAAGGCGTCAAGGACCGTAAGCAATCCCGTTCGAAGTACGGTGCCAAGAAGCCTAAGGCTAAGTAA
- the rpsG gene encoding 30S ribosomal protein S7, with amino-acid sequence MPRRREVPKREILPDPKFGNVELSKFMNVIMEGGKKAVAERIIYGALDLIAKKHPDKDPLEAFVVAINNVKPMVEVKSRRVGGANYQVPVEVRPVRRLALSMRWIKEASRKRGEKSMAQRLANELLEATEGRGGAMKKRDEVHRMAEANKAFSHFRF; translated from the coding sequence ATGCCACGTCGTCGCGAAGTCCCCAAACGTGAAATTCTGCCGGATCCAAAGTTCGGCAATGTCGAGCTGTCCAAATTCATGAACGTGATCATGGAAGGCGGCAAGAAGGCTGTTGCAGAGCGCATCATTTACGGTGCTCTGGACCTGATCGCCAAGAAGCACCCCGATAAGGATCCTCTGGAAGCCTTCGTGGTTGCTATCAACAACGTCAAGCCCATGGTCGAAGTGAAGTCCCGCCGCGTTGGTGGTGCTAACTACCAAGTGCCCGTTGAAGTGCGTCCCGTCCGTCGCCTGGCTCTGTCCATGCGCTGGATCAAGGAAGCCTCCCGCAAGCGCGGTGAAAAGTCCATGGCTCAACGTCTGGCCAACGAGTTGCTGGAAGCAACCGAAGGCCGTGGCGGCGCCATGAAGAAGCGTGACGAAGTGCACCGTATGGCCGAAGCCAACAAGGCATTCAGCCACTTCCGCTTCTAA